The window TTCCCTGCTGGTCGGGGTGAGCGCCGCCAAGGCCCTCTCTCTCGTGTGGGATGTCCCGTTCGTCGCGGTCAACCACCTGGAGGCCCACCTCTACGCCTCTTTCCTGGAGGAGCCCGACCTGGACCTGCCGCTCGTCGTCCTGCTGGTCTCAGGAGGCCACACGATGCTGGTGCTGATGGAGGACCACGGCCGCTACCGGCTGCTGGGCTCCACGCTCGACGACGCGGCCGGCGAGGCCTTCGACAAGGTGGCCCGCTACCTGGGCCTCGGCTATCCGGGTGGTCCGGCGATCGACGCGCTTTCCGGCGAAGGGGACGCCTCGGCTTTCGACTATCCCCGCTCCATGGTCCGGGAGAATCCGGACACCCTGCCGGAGGACCGCCGCTACGCCTTCTCGTTCAGCGGCCTCAAGACCGCCGTCGTGAACCACGTCCGCTCCGATCCGGAGGCCGCCACGGCCGACGTCGCAGCCTCGTTCCAGGAGGCGGTGGTGGATGCGCTGGTCACCAAGGCCCGCTGGGCCGTGGAGG of the Acidimicrobiales bacterium genome contains:
- the tsaD gene encoding tRNA (adenosine(37)-N6)-threonylcarbamoyltransferase complex transferase subunit TsaD, with protein sequence MGDLILGIETSCDETAVAVVERATVVRSSVVSSQVELHAPFGGVVPEIAGRAHIRELVPVLADALAEAGVSGSDIEAVAATTGPGLAGSLLVGVSAAKALSLVWDVPFVAVNHLEAHLYASFLEEPDLDLPLVVLLVSGGHTMLVLMEDHGRYRLLGSTLDDAAGEAFDKVARYLGLGYPGGPAIDALSGEGDASAFDYPRSMVRENPDTLPEDRRYAFSFSGLKTAVVNHVRSDPEAATADVAASFQEAVVDALVTKARWAVEATGARGACLGGGVAANSRLRERFLDVCTETGVRAFLPSRAMCTDNAAMVAAAGWWRLTSDGPSPLDTGADPNLGLPLLP